One part of the Caldanaerobius fijiensis DSM 17918 genome encodes these proteins:
- a CDS encoding nucleotide-binding protein has translation MELNIGVLSGKGGTGKTTVSTNLSVVMNANYIDGDVEEPNGFIFLRPNLVHSEEVMVDYPFVDKDKCTLCGECAKVCQYHALFRTKTEIMLFEKLCHGCHACGIVCKYGAISYKKRAIGVIEEGKYDSIVCKRGVLNVGEPMAVPVIKQLLGNLPDGINLVDCAPGTSCNVVNTLQYVDAALLVTEPSAFGLHDLKMALKLVRSLNLPYGVIINKYSKGNDMIQEFCQQEKINVIGVIPYGKDAAEAYSSGKMLIELSEYRKIFEEIAQKIKEVFLWS, from the coding sequence ATGGAATTGAACATAGGTGTCTTAAGTGGCAAGGGAGGAACAGGCAAGACTACTGTGTCCACTAATCTCTCTGTGGTGATGAATGCAAATTATATTGATGGGGATGTGGAAGAACCTAACGGCTTTATCTTTTTACGGCCAAACCTGGTTCATAGTGAAGAGGTTATGGTAGATTATCCTTTTGTAGACAAAGACAAATGTACATTGTGTGGGGAATGTGCAAAAGTATGCCAGTATCATGCATTGTTCAGAACGAAAACGGAGATAATGCTCTTTGAAAAACTCTGTCACGGATGCCATGCCTGCGGTATTGTGTGCAAGTATGGCGCCATATCTTATAAAAAAAGAGCAATAGGTGTTATAGAAGAAGGAAAATATGATAGTATCGTCTGCAAAAGAGGGGTTTTAAATGTAGGAGAGCCAATGGCAGTACCTGTTATAAAGCAGCTATTGGGAAATCTACCTGATGGGATTAATCTTGTCGACTGTGCTCCAGGGACGTCCTGCAATGTTGTAAATACACTCCAATATGTGGATGCAGCTTTGCTGGTAACGGAGCCATCGGCTTTCGGTTTACACGATTTAAAGATGGCGTTAAAACTGGTGCGAAGCCTTAACTTACCCTATGGCGTTATAATTAATAAATACAGTAAAGGTAATGACATGATTCAGGAATTTTGCCAGCAGGAAAAAATTAATGTCATTGGCGTTATACCTTACGGAAAGGATGCAGCGGAGGCATATTCTTCAGGTAAAATGCTTATAGAGTTGTCAGAATACAGGAAAATATTTGAAGAGATTGCGCAAAAAATAAAGGAGGTATTCCTTTGGAGCTAA
- a CDS encoding NifB/NifX family molybdenum-iron cluster-binding protein has product MKIGISSTGRELSSLMDTRFGRCSYFIIYDTANNSTKAIENRGQASGGGAGIAAAQQLIDEDVDVVITGNAGPNAYKLLKNSGIRVYRCGSIKVELAIQLFKEGKLEEIVEAGPSHGGMGMGHGAGYKGGWN; this is encoded by the coding sequence ATGAAAATTGGGATTTCTTCAACCGGTAGAGAGCTAAGCAGTTTAATGGATACCCGGTTTGGTAGATGCAGTTATTTTATAATCTACGATACTGCAAATAATTCAACAAAGGCCATCGAAAATCGGGGCCAGGCTTCTGGTGGCGGTGCAGGGATCGCTGCAGCACAGCAGCTGATTGATGAAGATGTGGATGTGGTTATCACAGGTAATGCAGGACCTAATGCATACAAGCTTTTAAAAAATTCTGGTATCAGGGTTTACAGGTGTGGAAGTATAAAAGTAGAGCTGGCCATACAGCTATTTAAAGAAGGTAAATTAGAAGAAATAGTTGAAGCTGGTCCCAGCCATGGCGGGATGGGAATGGGGCATGGAGCAGGTTACAAAGGGGGATGGAATTGA
- the thiS gene encoding sulfur carrier protein ThiS, with product MIKVNDKDMNFNGTVKELLIALNINQNSCVVLVNDDIVKRENLEDFYLKEGDHVEIVSFVGGG from the coding sequence TTGATAAAGGTTAATGACAAAGATATGAATTTTAATGGGACTGTAAAAGAGCTTTTGATTGCTTTGAACATTAATCAAAATTCATGTGTAGTGTTGGTAAATGATGATATTGTAAAAAGAGAGAATTTGGAGGACTTTTACCTAAAAGAAGGGGACCATGTTGAGATTGTCAGCTTTGTTGGTGGCGGTTAA
- the thiC gene encoding phosphomethylpyrimidine synthase ThiC, translated as MKTQMSYAKEGIFTREMELAIQTEEIDKKEFLQKVAEGKIVIPANKNRKRDRYFAIGQGTYVKINVNIGVSESCPSFDYEIQKLEVAKKFDVESVMDLSSGVEASTFRKRLLNEYDFIVGTVPVYQVASKHQDFTKASAKEFIEEIERQAEEGVDFFTIHAGITRRTLERFENNQRILKIVSRGGALLYKWMMANNKENPLYEYFDDILKICKKHDVTLSLGDSLRPGAVADATDALQIEELINLGELTRRAWAEDVQVMIEGPGHMRANEIAANMMIQKRLCHEAPFYVLGPLTTDIAAGYDHISGAMGALIAALNGADFLCYVTPAEHLRLPSVEDVKEGIIAFKIAAHSANIAKGFKRPLEKDIAISIARCDLDWDRILNLSIDPEKAKEYRSSFPNDTCSMCGNLCAVKNSKDEIVL; from the coding sequence ATGAAAACACAGATGAGCTATGCAAAAGAGGGAATATTTACACGAGAGATGGAGCTTGCAATTCAAACCGAAGAGATAGATAAAAAAGAATTTTTACAAAAAGTTGCTGAGGGTAAGATTGTAATTCCAGCAAATAAGAACAGAAAAAGAGATAGATACTTTGCGATTGGCCAAGGGACATATGTAAAAATAAACGTCAACATTGGTGTATCTGAGAGCTGTCCTAGCTTTGATTATGAGATTCAAAAATTAGAGGTTGCAAAGAAGTTTGATGTTGAGTCTGTGATGGATTTATCAAGCGGAGTTGAGGCATCAACTTTTAGGAAAAGGCTGTTGAATGAATACGATTTTATAGTTGGTACAGTGCCTGTTTATCAGGTTGCATCAAAGCATCAAGATTTTACTAAGGCATCGGCAAAAGAGTTCATCGAAGAGATAGAGAGGCAGGCAGAAGAAGGGGTTGACTTTTTTACAATCCATGCAGGGATTACAAGAAGGACATTAGAAAGGTTTGAAAATAACCAGAGGATTTTAAAGATTGTGTCAAGAGGTGGAGCGCTTTTATACAAATGGATGATGGCAAACAATAAGGAAAATCCACTTTATGAATATTTTGATGATATATTAAAAATATGTAAAAAGCATGATGTTACACTAAGCCTTGGTGATAGTCTAAGGCCAGGTGCTGTGGCAGATGCTACAGATGCGCTTCAAATAGAAGAATTAATCAATTTAGGTGAACTGACACGCCGCGCCTGGGCTGAGGATGTCCAGGTTATGATTGAAGGCCCTGGTCATATGAGGGCAAATGAGATCGCAGCTAACATGATGATTCAAAAAAGGCTTTGTCATGAAGCGCCATTTTATGTTTTAGGACCGCTTACAACTGATATTGCTGCAGGATATGATCACATCTCAGGTGCGATGGGGGCTTTGATTGCAGCGCTAAATGGTGCAGATTTTTTGTGTTATGTCACACCCGCAGAGCATTTAAGGCTGCCCTCTGTGGAGGATGTAAAAGAGGGAATTATAGCCTTTAAGATTGCGGCCCACAGTGCAAATATTGCAAAAGGCTTCAAAAGACCGCTTGAAAAGGATATAGCGATATCAATTGCAAGGTGTGACCTTGATTGGGATAGGATTTTGAATCTTTCTATTGATCCTGAAAAGGCAAAGGAGTATAGGAGCAGCTTTCCAAATGATACCTGTTCAATGTGTGGAAATCTTTGTGCTGTGAAAAATTCAAAGGATGAGATTGTATTATAA
- a CDS encoding thiazole synthase, which produces MFEIDGKILKSRLFVGTGKLPDYSLIEKMYYEAGIEVFAVAVRRIGPNTKHTKNVLEYIPKDAIIMVNTSGAMNHKEAVKIAQIGRELTSSDWVKVEIEKDTKYLLPDNYETLKACEILVKEGFKVFPYIYPDLNIAKELEQIGVEAVMPLGSPIGTNKGIGCEVLLKPIINEVKVPVIIDAGIGRPSHAAQAMELGADAVLINTAIATSSDPLKMAIAFSKAVEAGRSAFEIGTLKEYEYAQASSPLDDFIRGVECD; this is translated from the coding sequence ATGTTTGAAATAGATGGGAAAATTTTAAAATCGAGACTTTTTGTTGGGACAGGGAAGCTTCCAGATTATTCACTCATTGAAAAGATGTATTATGAAGCAGGGATTGAGGTTTTTGCGGTTGCTGTAAGAAGGATAGGACCCAACACAAAGCATACGAAAAATGTATTGGAGTACATACCAAAAGATGCCATAATCATGGTAAATACTTCAGGTGCTATGAATCATAAAGAAGCTGTAAAGATTGCTCAGATAGGAAGGGAGCTGACATCGTCTGATTGGGTGAAGGTGGAGATTGAAAAGGATACAAAATACCTTTTACCTGATAATTACGAAACATTAAAGGCATGCGAAATACTTGTAAAAGAGGGGTTTAAGGTATTTCCATATATTTATCCAGACTTAAACATAGCAAAAGAACTTGAGCAGATTGGTGTTGAGGCGGTGATGCCGCTGGGTTCCCCCATTGGCACGAACAAAGGAATTGGTTGTGAGGTTTTGCTAAAGCCTATAATAAACGAGGTCAAAGTCCCTGTTATAATCGATGCTGGCATAGGAAGACCATCACACGCAGCACAAGCAATGGAACTGGGAGCTGATGCAGTTTTGATAAACACAGCAATTGCGACCTCTTCAGATCCTCTAAAAATGGCTATTGCGTTTTCAAAGGCGGTGGAAGCAGGAAGATCGGCATTTGAAATTGGGACTTTAAAGGAATATGAGTATGCTCAAGCGTCGTCACCACTTGATGATTTTATAAGAGGTGTTGAATGTGATTGA
- a CDS encoding ATP-binding protein produces MELTVISGKGGTGKTTIAIALAELAGNVVKVDCDVDAPNMYLFYDGTDIKKEYFYGNKKAVINKNFCTNCGECEKVCRFDAIKNNTVNFYKCEGCGACTLVCPQKAIQLKEEKSADIYITKTHKGIISRAQMEVGSDGSGKLITVLRQNGRKFSHENTITIIDGSPGIGCPVISSVTGSDVVLIVTEPTQSGFEDFVRVMQLCSHFGIPVMVCINKYDINEKVTEEIQAYCRDNNIYVAGKVPYDDTVMKSINELKPIIYYEDSRANKAIRQMWDDIKSYIENL; encoded by the coding sequence TTGGAGCTAACAGTTATAAGTGGCAAAGGAGGGACTGGTAAAACAACTATAGCTATTGCCCTTGCAGAATTGGCTGGTAACGTAGTAAAGGTGGATTGTGATGTGGATGCTCCGAATATGTATTTATTTTATGATGGAACAGATATAAAAAAAGAATATTTTTATGGCAATAAAAAAGCCGTAATAAATAAAAATTTTTGTACCAACTGTGGTGAATGCGAGAAAGTCTGTAGATTTGACGCCATTAAAAATAATACAGTCAACTTTTATAAATGCGAAGGATGCGGAGCGTGTACACTGGTTTGCCCTCAAAAAGCAATTCAATTAAAGGAAGAAAAAAGTGCTGACATTTATATCACAAAAACTCATAAAGGAATAATCTCCAGGGCACAGATGGAAGTGGGCAGTGATGGTTCAGGAAAACTCATCACTGTATTACGTCAGAACGGAAGAAAGTTTTCACATGAAAATACTATCACGATAATAGACGGTTCACCTGGTATAGGCTGTCCGGTGATATCTTCCGTCACGGGAAGTGATGTGGTGTTGATCGTCACTGAGCCAACTCAATCAGGTTTTGAGGATTTTGTGAGGGTTATGCAACTGTGCAGCCACTTTGGCATTCCAGTAATGGTATGTATAAACAAGTACGATATCAATGAGAAAGTGACAGAGGAAATACAAGCCTATTGCCGGGATAATAATATTTATGTAGCAGGAAAAGTGCCTTATGATGATACGGTTATGAAATCTATAAATGAATTAAAACCTATCATTTATTATGAGGATAGCAGGGCAAATAAGGCTATAAGGCAGATGTGGGATGACATCAAAAGTTATATAGAAAATTTATAA
- a CDS encoding MBL fold metallo-hydrolase RNA specificity domain-containing protein — protein sequence MKITFLGAAKEVTGSCYLIETSKTKFLVDCGMFQGGEVEEELNYQDFAFDVKDIDFILLTHAHIDHSGRIPLLYKRGYRKRIYATKGTVDLCKYMLPDSGHIQEMENEWKNRKRQRAGKPLREPLYTADEAKDSLSIFYGVDYDELIQPSSDVKFKFNDAGHMLGSSIIEVWISENGNDIKIVFSGDLGNKGTPILREPSLIKDADYVICESTYGDRLHENIEDRSKRLMEIIIRTIKRGGNVIIPSFAVGRTQELLYEIHKNSGKYQKEIEFINNVPVYVDSPLAVSVTNVFKDHLDYFDSEAQEYIKRGDYPLDFPNLHFTHSTEESKALNDIKTPVIIISASGMCEAGRIKHHLKHNLWKPENTILFVGYQAKGTLGRKLLEGEKNVKIFGEDIMVKADIEYIESFSGHADQKGIMDWLSAFSDKPKKIFIVHGEDEAQAVLSDKIKSELGIETIIPSRYDTYDFQKDILVSVELDDIEQLSVEIENKVEEMRLRSEKVLNKLQEFMGKNKAAKNLNDIVKNINSVNENLMRLYRELLE from the coding sequence TTATCAGGACTTTGCTTTTGATGTAAAAGATATAGATTTTATTCTTCTGACTCATGCACATATAGACCACAGTGGAAGGATTCCTCTGCTATATAAAAGAGGGTACAGGAAAAGGATTTATGCTACAAAAGGCACAGTGGATTTATGCAAGTACATGCTTCCGGACAGCGGGCACATACAAGAGATGGAAAATGAATGGAAGAATAGGAAGAGGCAAAGGGCAGGTAAACCCTTAAGAGAGCCGCTTTACACGGCGGATGAGGCAAAAGATTCTTTGAGCATTTTCTACGGGGTTGATTACGATGAATTGATTCAACCGTCATCGGATGTTAAGTTTAAGTTTAATGACGCGGGGCACATGCTTGGTTCATCGATTATTGAGGTATGGATAAGTGAAAACGGCAATGATATTAAAATCGTATTTTCTGGTGACCTCGGCAACAAGGGTACGCCTATATTGAGAGAACCGTCACTCATAAAAGACGCGGATTATGTTATATGTGAATCTACATACGGTGATAGACTTCATGAAAATATCGAAGATAGGTCCAAAAGACTTATGGAGATTATTATTCGCACCATAAAACGAGGGGGAAATGTCATAATACCTTCTTTTGCTGTTGGCAGGACGCAAGAACTCCTTTATGAGATCCATAAAAATAGTGGAAAGTATCAAAAAGAGATAGAATTTATAAACAATGTCCCTGTTTATGTGGACAGCCCCCTTGCTGTATCTGTTACAAATGTATTTAAAGATCATCTTGACTACTTTGATAGTGAAGCCCAGGAATACATTAAAAGAGGGGATTATCCACTTGACTTTCCAAACCTGCATTTTACTCATAGTACCGAAGAATCAAAGGCTTTAAACGATATTAAAACGCCTGTTATAATAATATCTGCCAGTGGAATGTGCGAGGCGGGGCGTATTAAGCACCATTTAAAACATAATTTATGGAAGCCAGAGAACACGATATTGTTTGTGGGATATCAGGCAAAGGGTACCCTTGGAAGAAAGCTATTGGAAGGTGAAAAGAACGTAAAAATATTCGGTGAAGATATTATGGTAAAAGCGGACATAGAGTATATTGAGAGTTTTTCCGGACATGCTGATCAGAAAGGAATAATGGATTGGCTTTCTGCATTTTCTGATAAGCCGAAGAAGATATTTATTGTACACGGGGAAGATGAAGCTCAGGCGGTTTTATCTGATAAAATCAAAAGTGAACTGGGCATAGAGACGATAATACCATCGAGATACGATACCTATGATTTCCAGAAAGATATACTTGTCAGCGTAGAACTTGACGATATAGAACAATTGAGCGTAGAAATTGAGAATAAAGTAGAGGAGATGAGATTAAGAAGCGAGAAGGTGCTAAATAAGCTGCAGGAGTTTATGGGCAAAAATAAAGCGGCGAAGAATTTAAATGATATTGTCAAAAACATAAATTCTGTAAATGAAAATTTAATGAGACTATATAGAGAACTATTGGAGTAG
- a CDS encoding DUF5320 domain-containing protein, whose amino-acid sequence MPRGDGTGPLGLGPMTGRAAGFCAGFTVPGFMNPGIGYYRGFGRGRGFRWRYYYTGVPGWARYGYPVYGQVYAPQINEKEFLTEQAKFLENQLQEIKERLKALGKDDE is encoded by the coding sequence ATGCCAAGAGGAGACGGTACAGGCCCACTGGGATTGGGACCGATGACAGGTAGAGCTGCTGGTTTCTGTGCAGGCTTTACTGTACCGGGATTTATGAATCCAGGCATTGGCTATTACAGAGGTTTCGGTAGAGGTCGTGGTTTTAGATGGAGATACTACTATACGGGAGTTCCCGGTTGGGCTCGTTATGGTTATCCTGTATATGGACAAGTCTATGCACCTCAAATCAATGAAAAAGAATTTCTGACTGAGCAGGCAAAATTTTTGGAAAATCAGCTCCAGGAAATAAAAGAACGATTAAAAGCACTTGGCAAGGATGACGAATAA
- a CDS encoding NifB/NifX family molybdenum-iron cluster-binding protein: MKIAIASDGNFVSQHFGHCEGFTIYEIEGKQIITKNFIENPGHRPGYLPQFLKDLGVNVIIAGGMGDSAQKLFAENGIEVIVGVSGICDDVIQQYLKDELKSTGSICKEHRYEGRCGD, from the coding sequence ATGAAAATAGCGATTGCCAGTGATGGTAACTTTGTAAGCCAGCATTTTGGACATTGTGAAGGGTTTACTATCTATGAGATAGAGGGTAAACAGATAATCACTAAAAATTTTATAGAAAATCCAGGACATAGGCCTGGATACTTGCCACAGTTTCTAAAAGATTTAGGAGTGAATGTGATTATAGCAGGTGGAATGGGCGATTCTGCGCAAAAGCTTTTTGCAGAAAACGGTATAGAGGTTATAGTTGGCGTGTCGGGTATCTGTGATGACGTGATACAGCAGTATTTAAAGGATGAATTAAAATCGACAGGGAGTATATGTAAGGAACATCGCTATGAAGGACGATGCGGGGATTAA
- a CDS encoding Fur family transcriptional regulator: MKDDAGIKENKKAKNFEDEIFFIKKLLEKNGYKFTKQKRIILKELFNADKHLNAKEIYEKLKQNNIGLATVYRTMKLFNDLGIVKEIAIEGENYYELKIFGKKPLHIHFRCIKCRDIIDVDESRVALEYLHLTKILENINGFDVYDVDIMFSGICKRCKEVLKNSTNKN; encoded by the coding sequence ATGAAGGACGATGCGGGGATTAAAGAAAACAAAAAAGCAAAAAATTTTGAAGACGAGATTTTCTTTATAAAGAAATTATTAGAGAAAAATGGATATAAATTCACAAAGCAAAAAAGAATTATCCTTAAAGAACTATTTAATGCTGATAAACATTTAAATGCAAAGGAAATATACGAAAAGCTAAAGCAAAATAATATTGGTTTAGCTACAGTTTATAGAACCATGAAGTTATTCAACGATTTAGGTATAGTAAAAGAGATAGCAATAGAAGGAGAAAATTATTATGAATTAAAAATATTTGGAAAGAAACCATTACACATTCATTTTCGTTGCATTAAATGTCGCGACATTATAGATGTGGATGAAAGTAGAGTGGCATTAGAGTATTTGCATTTAACTAAAATATTAGAAAATATAAATGGTTTTGATGTTTACGATGTAGATATCATGTTTTCTGGTATATGTAAAAGGTGCAAAGAGGTATTGAAAAATAGCACAAATAAAAATTGA
- the thiE gene encoding thiamine phosphate synthase gives MRKNEKLKLFQDYNIYGITAEKFSKGRSNLEVVRDMLESGIKIIQYREKYKTLKEKYYECSEIRRLTREYGALLIVNDHIDLCLMVEADGVHIGQNDFPLKEVGKLLGDEYIIGVTAHTKDQIKEAENCGADYIGVGPIFQSFTKDNPLPPIGLDIVKWCAQNSKIPFVAIGGIKENNIVEVLDMGAKCVALVTEIVGADDIKDKIRRLQDIMRTKSKNI, from the coding sequence TTGAGAAAGAATGAAAAACTCAAACTTTTTCAGGATTATAATATTTACGGAATCACAGCAGAGAAATTTTCAAAAGGCAGAAGTAATCTTGAGGTTGTAAGGGATATGCTTGAATCAGGTATAAAGATAATCCAGTATAGGGAAAAGTATAAAACTCTAAAAGAGAAATACTATGAGTGCTCAGAGATTCGTAGGCTAACTCGTGAATATGGCGCTCTTTTAATAGTGAACGATCATATAGACCTTTGCTTGATGGTAGAGGCAGATGGTGTTCACATAGGACAGAATGATTTTCCTCTAAAAGAGGTTGGAAAGCTTCTTGGCGATGAATATATCATAGGGGTTACAGCTCATACAAAAGACCAGATAAAAGAAGCAGAAAACTGCGGTGCAGACTATATCGGAGTTGGACCAATATTCCAAAGTTTTACAAAGGATAATCCACTGCCACCTATTGGACTTGATATTGTCAAGTGGTGTGCTCAAAATTCTAAAATTCCCTTTGTTGCTATAGGTGGTATAAAAGAGAATAACATTGTTGAGGTACTGGATATGGGAGCAAAATGTGTAGCTCTTGTGACAGAGATTGTTGGAGCAGATGATATTAAGGACAAAATTAGAAGGCTTCAGGATATAATGAGAACTAAAAGTAAAAATATTTAG
- a CDS encoding family 4 glycosyl hydrolase — MPRVVTAVNEYTKIKAYGFCNIAWSAPDGYKWLASLINRNKEDLDVVTAGLNHFAWLVSIKEKNTGKDLYDEVINAIATREGREFKVMRKWLKEYGLVPMGSVDHHGEYLPYDSDIEYATKPPYHGDERERAEALKNLKDVAEGKVPYDVAFKMLSWEHPVDLAVDIFKKRNKHHDMINLPNKGFIEGIPDGRIVEVPVDVIDGDVIGQKIPPLPQRLTQTLNIISDVHELSAKAAVFGDIKLAEEVIELDFAIPDKEKAKKALHDMIRNHIDILPQFT; from the coding sequence ATGCCAAGAGTCGTTACAGCTGTAAATGAGTACACAAAAATAAAGGCTTATGGATTTTGCAACATAGCATGGAGTGCACCAGATGGTTACAAATGGCTTGCGTCACTTATCAATAGAAATAAAGAGGATTTGGATGTCGTAACGGCAGGCCTTAATCATTTTGCCTGGCTTGTTTCAATTAAAGAAAAGAACACGGGAAAAGACCTTTACGACGAGGTGATAAATGCTATTGCAACAAGAGAAGGAAGAGAATTCAAAGTGATGAGGAAGTGGCTAAAGGAATATGGACTTGTGCCAATGGGAAGCGTTGATCATCACGGCGAATATTTGCCTTATGACAGCGATATTGAATACGCGACAAAACCGCCGTATCATGGAGATGAGAGGGAAAGGGCAGAGGCCCTGAAGAATTTAAAAGATGTTGCTGAAGGAAAAGTTCCTTATGATGTAGCATTTAAGATGCTGAGCTGGGAACATCCTGTTGATTTGGCTGTTGATATATTTAAGAAGAGAAACAAACACCATGATATGATAAATCTTCCGAACAAAGGATTTATTGAGGGCATACCTGATGGCAGAATAGTAGAGGTACCAGTGGATGTGATAGATGGTGATGTTATTGGGCAAAAGATACCTCCATTGCCACAGAGATTGACCCAAACCCTGAATATCATATCTGATGTTCATGAGTTATCAGCCAAGGCTGCGGTCTTTGGCGACATAAAACTGGCTGAAGAGGTAATAGAGCTGGATTTTGCTATACCGGATAAAGAAAAAGCAAAAAAAGCATTGCACGATATGATTAGGAATCATATTGATATTTTACCACAATTTACCTAA
- the thiH gene encoding 2-iminoacetate synthase ThiH, producing MIEYLQECLKIYSEYENYEPTFSEVMDILSKEYLDRLDLVKLLNVEDEKLIRFMAQKAKRLTEANFGKVILLYAPLYIANYCENGCLYCGFSCLKKYPREKLTFQEMQNEMKKMKDEGLDSIIILTGEDRTNSSFEYIKEACNLALKYFSEVSIEVYPLLEKEYEELSRLGVVGITIYQETYQKEDYEKLHLFGPKKDYEFRLYTPERALNAGFHEACVGPLLGLSNPKKDAYCAILHAEYLMNRFPKAEISISFPRFRDANVGFKPSYIVSDKEYIKFLLVSRIYLPRVGIVISTRERAALRDALMDICITKMSAGSKTTVGGYAVKKEDEHGQFEIDDARSVFEMVNTIAKKGLRAEFTNWVKGVGYELI from the coding sequence GTGATTGAATATCTTCAAGAATGCCTAAAAATTTATTCTGAGTATGAAAATTATGAGCCAACCTTTTCGGAAGTGATGGATATTTTATCAAAAGAGTATTTGGATAGGCTTGATTTAGTAAAACTTTTAAATGTTGAGGATGAAAAGTTGATCAGATTTATGGCGCAAAAAGCCAAAAGGCTTACAGAAGCCAATTTTGGTAAGGTTATTTTGCTCTACGCACCTTTGTATATAGCAAATTATTGTGAAAATGGATGCCTGTATTGCGGTTTTTCTTGCCTTAAAAAGTATCCACGAGAAAAGTTGACGTTTCAAGAGATGCAGAACGAAATGAAGAAGATGAAAGACGAAGGTCTTGACTCTATAATAATCCTTACAGGTGAGGATAGGACAAACTCGTCTTTTGAATACATAAAAGAGGCTTGCAACCTTGCATTAAAGTATTTTTCAGAGGTTTCAATTGAGGTATACCCGCTTTTGGAAAAGGAGTATGAAGAACTAAGTCGATTAGGGGTTGTTGGGATAACAATTTATCAAGAAACATATCAAAAAGAAGACTATGAAAAACTTCATTTATTTGGGCCAAAAAAGGATTATGAGTTTAGATTATACACACCTGAAAGAGCTCTTAATGCGGGTTTCCATGAGGCTTGTGTCGGGCCTCTGTTGGGTCTTTCAAACCCGAAAAAAGATGCTTACTGTGCAATTTTGCACGCTGAATACCTGATGAACAGGTTCCCAAAGGCTGAGATTTCTATATCTTTTCCAAGATTTAGAGATGCCAATGTTGGTTTTAAACCAAGCTATATTGTATCAGATAAAGAATACATTAAGTTTTTACTTGTTTCAAGGATATATCTGCCAAGAGTTGGAATTGTCATTTCAACCAGGGAAAGAGCAGCTTTGCGTGATGCTTTAATGGATATTTGTATCACAAAAATGTCTGCAGGTTCTAAAACGACGGTTGGAGGGTATGCGGTTAAAAAAGAGGATGAACATGGCCAGTTTGAGATAGATGATGCACGATCTGTTTTTGAAATGGTGAACACCATAGCTAAAAAGGGCTTAAGAGCTGAGTTCACAAACTGGGTAAAAGGTGTAGGTTATGAGCTTATTTGA
- a CDS encoding ubiquitin-activating E1 family protein: MSLFEGKKIVAASGVAGFGDCENIKIKRGKDFSIVGDFCTSIKEKRPYAPKVTAVAAIQADEILRMVNKLEKE; encoded by the coding sequence ATGAGCTTATTTGAGGGCAAAAAGATTGTGGCAGCATCTGGTGTTGCAGGCTTTGGCGATTGTGAAAATATTAAAATAAAGCGCGGCAAGGATTTTTCTATAGTTGGCGATTTTTGCACCTCAATAAAAGAAAAAAGGCCTTATGCGCCAAAGGTAACGGCAGTTGCTGCAATACAGGCAGATGAGATTTTAAGGATGGTGAATAAGCTTGAGAAAGAATGA